One Bos javanicus breed banteng chromosome 9, ARS-OSU_banteng_1.0, whole genome shotgun sequence DNA window includes the following coding sequences:
- the LOC133253855 gene encoding T-complex protein 1 subunit delta-like, whose translation MPENVAPRTGPPAGAVGAAGAAGAAGAAGGRGKSAYQDRDKPAQIRFSNISAAKAVADAIRTSLGPKGMDKMIQDGKGDVTITNDGATILKQMQVLHPAARMLVELSKAQDIEAGDGTTSVVIIAGSLLDSCTKLLQKGIHPTIISESFQKALEKGIEILTDMSRPVELSDRETLLNSAATSLNSKVVSQYSSLLSPMSVDAVMKVIDPATATSVDLRDIKIVKKLGGTIDDCELVEGLVLTQKVANSGITRVEKAKIGLIQFCLSAPKTDMDNQIVVSDYVQMDRVLREERAYILNLVKQIKKTGCNVLLIQKSILRDALSDLALHFLNKMKIMVVKDIEREDIEFICKTIGTKPVAHVDQFTADMLGSAELAEEVSLNGSGKLIKITGCASPGKTVTIVVRGSNKLVIEEAERSIHDALCVIRCLVKKRALIAGGGAPEIELALRLTEYSRTLSGMESYCIRAFADAMEVIPSTLAENAGLNPISTVTELRNRHAQGEKTTGINVRKGGISNILEELVVQPLLVSVSALTLATETVRSILKIDDVVNTR comes from the coding sequence ATGCCCGAGAACGTAGCACCCCGGACCGGGCCGCCCGCCGGGGCTGTCGGGGCTGCCGGGGCTGCCGGGGCTGCCGGGGCTGCCGGCGGCCGCGGGAAGAGCGCCTATCAGGACCGCGATAAGCCAGCCCAAATCCGCTTCAGCAACATCTCCGCAGCCAAAGCTGTTGCTGATGCCATTAGAACAAGCCTCGGACCAAAAGGAATGGATAAAATGATTCAAGATGGAAAAGGTGATGTGACCATTACAAATGATGGTGCCACCATTCTGAAACAAATGCAGGTGTTACACCCAGCAGCCAGAATGCTGGTGGAGCTGTCCAAGGCTCAGGATATAGAAGCAGGAGATGGCACCACATCAGTGGTCATTATTGCTGGCTCTCTTTTGGATTCCTGTACCAAGCTTCTTCAGAAAGGGATTCATCCCACCATCATTTCTGAGTCATTCCAGAAGGCTTTGGAAAAGGGCATTGAAATCTTGACTGACATGTCTCGACCTGTGGAACTGAGTGACAGAGAAACTTTGTTAAATAGTGCGGCCACTTCATTGAACTCAAAGGTTGTGTCTCAGTATTCAAGTCTCCTTTCTCCAATGAGTGTAGATGCAGTGATGAAAGTGATTGACCCAGCCACAGCTACTAGTGTAGATCTTAGAGATATTAAAATAGTTAAGAAGCTTGGTGGGACAATTGATGATTGTGAGTTGGTGGAAGGTCTGGTTCTTACTCAAAAGGTAGCAAATTCTGGCATAACCAGAGTTGAAAAGGCTAAGATTGGGCTTATTCAGTTCTGCTTATCTGCTCCCAAAACAGATATGGACAATCAAATAGTGGTTTCTGACTATGTTCAAATGGATCGAGTGCTAAGAGAAGAGAGAGCTTATATTCTAAATTTAgtgaagcaaattaaaaaaacaggatGTAATGTTCTTCTCATACAGAAGTCTATTCTAAGAGATGCTCTTAGTGATCTTGCATTGCATTTCCTgaacaaaatgaagataatggtggtAAAGGATATTGAAAGAGAAGACATTGAATTCATTTGTAAGACGATTGGAACCAAACCAGTTGCTCATGTTGACCAGTTCACTGCTGACATGCTGGGATCTGCTGAGTTAGCTGAGGAGGTCAGCTTAAATGGTTCTGGCAAACTGATCAAGATTACAGGCTGTGCAAGCCCTGGAAAAACAGTTACAATTGTTGTTCGTGGTTCTAACAAATTGGTGATTGAAGAAGCTGAGCGCTCTATCCATGATGCTCTCTGTGTTATTCGCTGTTTAGTGAAGAAGAGAGCTCTTATTGCAGGAGGTGGTGCTCCAGAAATAGAGTTGGCCCTACGGTTAACTGAATACTCACGAACATTGAGTGGTATGGAATCCTACTGCATTCGTGCTTTTGCAGATGCTATGGAAGTCATTCCATCTACACTAGCTGAAAACGCTGGCCTGAATCCCATTTCTACTGTAACAGAACTAAGAAACCGGCATGCTCAGGGAGAAAAAACTACAGGCATTAATGTCCGAAAGGGTGGTATTTCCAACATACTGGAGGAACTGGTTGTCCAGCCTCTGTTGGTTTCAGTCAGTGCACTGACTCTAGCAACTGAAACTGTCCGGAGCATTCTGAAGATTGATGATGTGGTAAACACTCGGTAA